The following coding sequences lie in one Paenibacillus durus ATCC 35681 genomic window:
- a CDS encoding peptide ABC transporter substrate-binding protein, translating into MKKKIMIPAAVCFLAISICLVSLAWGAPREQIFRFNLYTNPISLDPALSYDSTSDEVLNGVFEGLVRTSRNGGIEPAMAKSWTVSQDGRTYTFKLRGDAAWSNKQKVKASDFEYAWKRVLNPATSSPHAYMLYYLAGGEAYHNGTLKNASKVGVQAVNDTTLKVTLRSRTPYFLQLAASRAYLPVNPSVVKSNKNWAMSAKSLVGNGSFTLTKWVPDQEIVLSKNRFYPEAKKIHFDQIKMGIINDPVRELAMYKQGQLDWSGPSETNINVFKLDKATKKDVHTYNPASTYYYVFNVTKPPFDNVNIRRALGMAISREMLTHGTPAYAFVPPGIRGAGKTFREEASGAPYFKEDADKARELLKKGMKEEGLSAFPETKLIFNEGHEYISSAVTSMWADNLGIDVYAEVQPWEELLDNRMALNFEIARAGWTADYNDPASFLEMFASWSTDNDSGWHNAEYDSYIRQAQQTGNDAVRMKLYHQAERLLIDQMVIIPVHYFKEFTLQKPYVHGVYKDYSGALVYRDGYLK; encoded by the coding sequence ATGAAGAAAAAGATCATGATCCCCGCCGCGGTATGCTTTCTAGCCATTTCGATTTGCTTGGTTTCTTTGGCTTGGGGCGCGCCGAGGGAGCAAATTTTCCGCTTTAATCTGTATACTAATCCGATTTCGCTGGACCCTGCTTTGTCGTACGACAGCACAAGCGACGAGGTGCTAAACGGGGTTTTTGAAGGGCTGGTGCGCACTAGCAGGAACGGCGGAATTGAACCGGCCATGGCGAAATCGTGGACTGTCTCGCAGGACGGCAGAACGTACACCTTCAAGCTCAGAGGTGATGCGGCATGGAGCAACAAGCAGAAGGTTAAAGCTTCGGATTTCGAATATGCGTGGAAAAGAGTGCTGAATCCCGCCACCTCGTCACCCCATGCCTATATGCTGTACTATCTTGCGGGCGGAGAGGCCTATCATAACGGGACGCTGAAAAACGCTTCGAAGGTCGGTGTTCAGGCCGTGAACGATACAACGCTCAAAGTGACGCTCAGGAGCCGGACCCCCTACTTTTTGCAGCTGGCGGCTTCCCGGGCTTATCTGCCGGTCAATCCGTCTGTGGTGAAGAGCAATAAGAATTGGGCTATGTCTGCCAAAAGCCTTGTCGGCAACGGTTCGTTCACTCTGACGAAATGGGTGCCTGACCAAGAAATCGTGCTGTCCAAGAACAGATTCTATCCCGAAGCGAAGAAGATTCATTTTGACCAAATAAAGATGGGTATCATCAATGATCCGGTTCGAGAATTGGCCATGTACAAACAGGGTCAACTGGACTGGTCAGGGCCGTCCGAGACGAACATCAATGTCTTCAAGCTGGATAAAGCAACAAAAAAGGACGTACACACCTACAATCCCGCCAGTACATACTATTACGTGTTCAATGTGACCAAGCCTCCGTTCGACAACGTAAACATCCGCCGGGCGCTGGGCATGGCGATTTCAAGAGAGATGCTGACCCATGGAACGCCGGCCTATGCCTTTGTTCCGCCGGGTATCCGGGGTGCCGGTAAGACGTTTCGGGAGGAGGCTTCCGGAGCGCCTTATTTTAAGGAGGATGCGGACAAGGCGCGGGAGCTGCTGAAAAAAGGCATGAAAGAGGAAGGATTGAGCGCGTTCCCGGAAACGAAGCTTATTTTTAATGAGGGGCATGAGTATATCTCATCTGCGGTTACCTCGATGTGGGCGGATAATCTGGGCATTGACGTATATGCCGAGGTTCAGCCCTGGGAGGAACTGCTGGATAACCGCATGGCCTTGAACTTTGAGATCGCGAGAGCGGGCTGGACGGCGGATTATAACGATCCCGCTTCTTTCCTTGAAATGTTCGCTTCCTGGAGCACGGATAATGACAGCGGCTGGCATAACGCGGAGTATGATTCCTATATCCGCCAGGCGCAGCAGACGGGAAACGATGCGGTACGCATGAAGCTGTACCATCAAGCCGAGCGCCTGCTGATCGATCAGATGGTCATCATCCCGGTTCACTATTTTAAAGAATTCACTTTGCAGAAACCCTATGTGCACGGTGTTTATAAAGACTATTCAGGTGCTCTCGTTTACCGGGACGGATATTTAAAATAA
- a CDS encoding Na+/H+ antiporter, whose amino-acid sequence METFTAVLVLLGLIGLSKIVNRFIPFVPVPLIQIGFGVIAAAFSWGIHLTLEPELFFVLFIAPLLFNDGRRTPRAELWNLRAPILLLALGLVFATVLVAGYAIHWMIPSIPVAAAFALAAILSPTDAVAVSALAGRVHLPKSIHRVLEGESLMNDASGLVAFKFAVAAAVTGVFSLPQAIGSFILIAAGGLLAGAALSFLLIRLSVFIRRLGMEDVTVHVLLQILTPFLIYLVSEELGVSGILAVVAGGVVQAIEKDRTDSPQYKLQLVSASIWSVLLFILNGMVFLILGISIPDVVSVIYRDTAVDNLTVVLYVLAITALLIVLRFLWVYLICIGGWQFKNGSKPSMRSRVLTSVSGVRGAVTLAGAFSIPLVLDDGSPFPQRDLIIFLAAGVILTSLVVASVLLPLIARREEDSREESEQAARSRIMEASMAILRGAIAEDSRAAVISAAPGLPDTLPALPELQDNRVINNPEEEYGKRCALKARLTGLQAERRELNGLIAGGSIPSEAGQVMMELLDHKEAFLSKGLDSQLKLSLGKLGRLFSGIFSKLPQGAGGSGVLPDGCVRDARIGMCRAAIDAIQKGMDDDNRDGYERVAARYGLMLDRLENGPAAVNVAEQEGRQLEWKLEAIQEQRDAVQRMYEDGTLRRRATAQLRWFVDELEMSIWED is encoded by the coding sequence TTGGAGACATTTACTGCAGTGCTTGTCCTTCTCGGTCTTATCGGCCTATCCAAAATTGTTAACCGGTTCATTCCCTTCGTACCCGTACCGCTTATCCAGATCGGCTTCGGGGTTATTGCCGCCGCCTTTTCTTGGGGCATTCACTTGACGCTGGAACCGGAGCTGTTCTTTGTCTTGTTCATCGCTCCGCTTCTGTTTAATGACGGAAGACGAACCCCGCGGGCCGAGCTTTGGAATCTGCGGGCTCCGATTCTGCTGCTGGCGCTTGGACTGGTATTTGCAACCGTACTGGTGGCGGGTTATGCCATCCACTGGATGATTCCGTCGATACCGGTTGCGGCGGCGTTCGCACTCGCAGCGATATTGTCGCCGACGGATGCGGTCGCTGTAAGCGCCCTGGCTGGGCGGGTCCATCTGCCGAAGAGCATCCACCGCGTGCTGGAAGGCGAGTCGCTGATGAATGACGCTTCCGGCCTCGTTGCATTTAAGTTTGCGGTCGCGGCGGCAGTCACCGGCGTGTTCTCTCTGCCGCAAGCGATCGGCAGCTTTATTCTTATCGCCGCCGGCGGTCTGCTTGCCGGAGCCGCGCTGTCCTTTCTGCTGATTCGCTTAAGCGTGTTTATCCGGCGGCTGGGGATGGAGGATGTCACGGTTCATGTTCTGCTGCAGATTCTGACCCCGTTCCTGATCTACCTGGTCAGTGAAGAGTTAGGAGTGTCGGGCATCCTGGCCGTGGTGGCTGGCGGCGTCGTTCAGGCGATTGAAAAAGACCGGACCGATTCCCCCCAGTACAAGCTCCAGCTCGTATCGGCAAGCATATGGTCGGTGCTGTTGTTCATTCTGAACGGCATGGTATTCCTCATTCTCGGTATTTCGATTCCGGATGTGGTGTCGGTAATATACCGGGATACGGCTGTCGATAACCTGACGGTGGTCCTATACGTACTGGCGATCACGGCTCTGCTGATTGTACTGCGCTTCCTCTGGGTGTACTTGATCTGTATAGGGGGCTGGCAGTTTAAGAACGGAAGCAAGCCGTCGATGAGGTCGCGGGTGCTTACCTCGGTTTCGGGCGTACGCGGAGCGGTTACCCTGGCCGGTGCTTTCTCCATTCCGCTGGTGCTGGATGACGGCTCGCCGTTTCCGCAGCGCGATCTGATTATTTTTCTGGCTGCTGGCGTCATTCTGACTTCCCTGGTGGTTGCAAGCGTTCTGCTTCCGCTCATCGCCCGGAGAGAGGAAGACAGCCGGGAAGAATCAGAGCAAGCGGCAAGATCAAGAATTATGGAGGCCAGCATGGCGATACTCCGCGGGGCGATAGCAGAGGACAGCCGAGCCGCTGTCATTTCGGCTGCGCCAGGACTCCCGGATACGCTGCCGGCGCTGCCGGAATTACAGGATAACCGGGTTATTAACAATCCGGAGGAGGAATACGGCAAGCGGTGCGCGCTGAAAGCGCGGTTGACCGGACTGCAGGCCGAGCGGAGGGAGCTGAACGGGCTTATCGCAGGCGGGTCCATTCCTTCTGAGGCGGGACAGGTGATGATGGAGCTTCTTGATCATAAGGAAGCATTCCTGTCCAAAGGACTGGATTCACAGCTCAAACTATCGCTTGGCAAGCTGGGCCGGCTGTTCTCCGGCATATTCTCGAAGCTTCCACAAGGAGCCGGAGGTTCCGGCGTTCTTCCGGACGGATGCGTTCGGGATGCCCGGATCGGGATGTGCCGCGCCGCAATCGACGCCATCCAGAAGGGGATGGACGATGATAACCGGGACGGTTACGAACGCGTGGCTGCCCGCTACGGCTTGATGCTTGACCGCCTGGAGAACGGTCCGGCCGCCGTGAATGTGGCGGAGCAGGAGGGCCGGCAGCTCGAATGGAAGCTGGAAGCGATCCAGGAGCAGCGCGACGCGGTGCAGCGGATGTATGAGGACGGAACTTTGCGCCGCAGAGCGACCGCTCAATTGCGCTGGTTCGTGGATGAGCTGGAAATGTCGATTTGGGAGGATTAG
- a CDS encoding SGNH/GDSL hydrolase family protein produces MLFKENDVILFQGDSITDVGRNRFDAYSLGNGYPLMVAGRLGLLFPEKKLAFYNRGVGGDRAADLVRRWDRDCLALKPTWVSIYVGINESWYRYDSGEETTPEAFEAQYRNLLDRTRQTLDAKLILIEPFVLPVQGLNRDWREDLDPKIAVVRKLAREYRALLVPLDGLFAAASIKADPAYWTEDGVHPTPAGHALITEAWLKAVGVN; encoded by the coding sequence ATGCTTTTTAAAGAAAACGACGTGATTTTGTTCCAGGGTGACAGCATTACCGATGTTGGCCGCAACCGCTTTGACGCTTATTCGCTGGGAAACGGCTATCCCCTGATGGTTGCCGGACGGCTTGGCCTGCTGTTTCCGGAGAAAAAGCTTGCGTTCTACAACCGGGGCGTCGGCGGCGACCGGGCCGCCGATCTCGTGCGGCGCTGGGACAGGGACTGCCTTGCGCTGAAGCCGACCTGGGTATCCATCTATGTCGGCATCAACGAGAGCTGGTACCGGTACGACAGCGGCGAGGAGACGACACCGGAAGCGTTCGAGGCGCAGTACCGGAATTTGCTGGACCGCACGCGGCAGACTTTGGACGCCAAGCTGATCCTGATCGAGCCGTTCGTCCTGCCGGTTCAGGGGCTGAACCGCGATTGGCGGGAAGATCTGGACCCGAAAATCGCCGTTGTGCGGAAGCTGGCCCGCGAGTATAGGGCGCTGCTGGTGCCGCTTGACGGCCTGTTTGCAGCCGCTTCGATAAAGGCCGACCCGGCCTATTGGACGGAAGACGGCGTTCACCCGACCCCCGCAGGGCATGCGCTGATTACCGAAGCGTGGTTGAAAGCGGTTGGAGTGAACTGA
- a CDS encoding ABC transporter ATP-binding protein encodes MSGKQVWKRLIIYTAQFRTPAILAVLCAILSVAASLIGPLLIARAVDYMMGPGKVDFDALLRIILELAVVFLAGSLCGWLLTYLTNRIAYHTVNRMRNDLFDKLNVLPLKFHDNHPQGDLISRFVNDMDAVSDGLLQGFQTLLTGVVTIVGAIGLMLYISPLMTVVVLLSAPASYYMARFITTRSQQLFRDQAKILGSLNGYVEEVVGGQKIVQAFHYEDKTYERFEGLNGELYQAGVHAQFYGSLSGPTTRLVNNITFSVIAIIGSIVIIAGGLTVGDLSGFLIYSNLFAKPFNEITGVITQLQSATASAQRVFAVLDLEPEQPDAPDAFDPEPGQGTVVFDKVRFAYHPERPLITDFSLEVKPGTRVAIVGQTGAGKTTLVNLLMRFYDAGGGAIRIGGVDIKDMTRDSLRRNFGMVLQDTWLFGGSIRDNIAYGKPEATDEEVIAAAKAVSAHSFIKRLPDGYNTLISGSGDNLSQGQKQLLTIARVLLADPPMLILDEATSSIDTRTEIRIQRAFLKMMDGRTSFVIAHRLSTIRESDLILFMKDGDIVESGTHEQLLRLGGYYARLYNSQFAAV; translated from the coding sequence ATGAGCGGCAAACAGGTTTGGAAAAGATTGATCATCTATACCGCGCAGTTTAGAACCCCCGCCATTCTGGCGGTGCTCTGCGCCATCCTTAGCGTGGCGGCCAGCCTGATCGGGCCGCTGCTGATCGCCCGGGCGGTCGACTATATGATGGGACCCGGGAAAGTGGATTTTGACGCGCTGCTAAGGATCATCCTAGAATTGGCGGTTGTATTTCTTGCCGGAAGCCTGTGCGGCTGGCTGCTGACCTACCTCACAAACCGGATCGCCTATCACACGGTAAACCGCATGCGGAATGATCTGTTCGACAAGCTGAACGTCCTGCCGCTGAAGTTCCATGACAATCACCCGCAGGGCGATCTGATCAGCCGGTTCGTGAACGACATGGACGCCGTATCGGACGGTCTGCTCCAAGGCTTTCAGACTCTGCTTACCGGCGTCGTTACGATCGTCGGCGCGATTGGACTGATGCTATATATCAGCCCGCTCATGACCGTGGTCGTGCTGCTGTCCGCGCCCGCTTCGTACTATATGGCCCGCTTCATTACGACGCGCTCGCAGCAGCTCTTCCGCGACCAGGCCAAAATTCTCGGCAGCCTTAACGGTTATGTGGAAGAAGTGGTCGGCGGGCAAAAGATCGTTCAGGCTTTTCACTATGAGGACAAAACTTATGAGCGGTTCGAGGGACTGAACGGGGAACTGTACCAGGCCGGCGTTCATGCGCAGTTCTACGGCTCTCTTTCCGGACCGACGACCCGGCTGGTTAACAACATTACGTTTTCCGTTATCGCGATCATCGGCAGCATCGTCATTATCGCGGGCGGGTTGACCGTCGGGGATTTGTCCGGCTTTCTGATCTATTCCAATCTGTTCGCCAAACCATTTAATGAAATAACCGGCGTCATTACGCAGCTTCAGTCGGCGACCGCTTCGGCCCAGCGTGTCTTTGCGGTTCTGGACCTTGAGCCCGAACAGCCCGACGCTCCGGATGCGTTTGACCCTGAGCCGGGGCAGGGGACGGTTGTATTTGACAAGGTCAGATTTGCTTATCATCCCGAACGTCCCTTGATTACGGATTTCAGCCTGGAAGTCAAACCGGGCACTCGGGTCGCCATTGTCGGACAGACGGGAGCAGGCAAGACGACGCTGGTTAACCTGCTAATGCGTTTTTATGATGCAGGCGGCGGCGCAATCCGAATCGGAGGCGTGGACATCAAGGATATGACGCGCGACAGCCTGCGCCGCAATTTCGGCATGGTGCTGCAGGATACGTGGCTGTTCGGCGGTAGCATAAGGGATAATATCGCTTACGGCAAGCCGGAGGCGACAGATGAAGAAGTCATTGCCGCCGCCAAGGCCGTGAGTGCGCACAGCTTCATCAAACGTCTTCCGGACGGCTACAATACCTTGATCAGCGGATCAGGCGACAATCTGTCCCAGGGACAGAAGCAGCTGCTTACCATTGCGCGCGTGCTGCTGGCCGACCCGCCGATGCTTATTCTGGACGAAGCGACGAGCAGCATCGACACCCGGACTGAAATCCGCATCCAGCGCGCTTTCCTGAAAATGATGGACGGACGCACCAGCTTCGTCATCGCCCACCGGCTGTCCACGATCCGCGAGTCGGACCTTATTCTGTTCATGAAGGACGGCGATATTGTGGAAAGCGGCACCCATGAGCAGCTTCTCCGCCTGGGAGGCTATTACGCCCGGCTGTACAACAGCCAGTTTGCGGCGGTTTGA
- a CDS encoding nitroreductase family protein — protein MSTQAAVNPFLEVVQARRSAMNFVEGVKIPQSELEEIFSHTRLAPSAFNLQHTRYKVIADPALKEQIRESAYGQYKIHTASAVIAVLGDMHAYEQAPEIYGGLKMLGAMSQDEYDGVIDAINQAYIGKEAFQRDEAIRNASLSAMQFMLIAKDKGWDTCPMIGFDPEAVKNVLGLPDHLVPVMLITIGKDDQRKIRPRGYRKPVGEFVDFM, from the coding sequence ATGAGTACACAAGCAGCCGTTAACCCTTTTTTAGAGGTTGTCCAAGCCCGCCGATCGGCCATGAATTTTGTGGAGGGCGTCAAAATTCCGCAAAGCGAGCTCGAAGAAATCTTCTCCCATACCAGACTCGCTCCTTCAGCTTTCAATCTACAGCACACCCGCTATAAAGTAATCGCAGACCCAGCGCTTAAAGAACAGATTCGCGAGAGCGCCTACGGACAATACAAAATTCATACCGCCTCCGCTGTCATTGCCGTCCTGGGGGATATGCATGCCTACGAGCAGGCGCCGGAAATTTACGGTGGTCTCAAAATGCTGGGGGCGATGTCGCAGGATGAATATGACGGGGTGATCGACGCAATCAATCAGGCATACATAGGCAAAGAGGCTTTTCAACGCGACGAAGCGATCCGCAACGCTTCACTGTCGGCCATGCAGTTCATGCTGATCGCCAAAGACAAGGGTTGGGATACATGCCCGATGATCGGATTCGATCCGGAAGCCGTCAAGAACGTTCTCGGGCTGCCGGACCATCTCGTTCCCGTGATGCTGATTACTATCGGCAAGGATGACCAACGCAAGATCAGACCGCGCGGCTACCGCAAGCCGGTGGGCGAGTTCGTCGATTTTATGTAA
- a CDS encoding GNAT family N-acetyltransferase has protein sequence MNREELSFVEIGEEHLAEATEIYNYYVLNTTVSFHTDRLTVQDMKRNMLTGDPRFKSYAIMLGGEMQGYVLITRHKNKQAYDVTGEISVYLKPECTGKRVGRPALAFIERMAAEHGFHTLVATVCSENNPSRSFFESCGYEQSAYYKEIGRKFGRWLDIVVYQKRVEGITA, from the coding sequence ATGAACCGCGAAGAGCTGTCTTTCGTCGAGATCGGAGAAGAGCATCTGGCCGAAGCGACGGAGATTTATAACTACTATGTGCTGAATACAACCGTGTCGTTTCACACCGACCGGCTGACGGTACAGGATATGAAACGGAACATGCTGACCGGCGATCCCCGGTTTAAATCCTACGCGATCATGCTGGGAGGGGAAATGCAGGGATATGTATTGATTACGAGGCACAAGAACAAGCAGGCTTATGACGTGACCGGTGAAATCAGCGTATACCTGAAGCCGGAATGTACGGGCAAAAGAGTGGGAAGGCCAGCATTGGCCTTTATCGAGCGGATGGCCGCCGAACACGGTTTCCATACGCTGGTAGCTACGGTATGCTCGGAGAATAACCCCAGCCGTTCCTTTTTCGAGAGCTGCGGTTATGAGCAGAGCGCCTACTATAAGGAAATTGGCCGTAAATTCGGACGCTGGCTGGACATCGTCGTTTATCAAAAAAGAGTCGAAGGCATCACCGCATAA
- a CDS encoding aminoacyl-tRNA deacylase: MNQLEQLEHQLQEKGVKYEIIKHEGPIKTAQEGAAFLGIEIGQTAPALVLRAGNEYFAMIVSGDRGRVNLADAAALLGHDSLKMASPKQVLQLTGYEVGSVSLMLPLPCILDRRLFRYPFIYGGTGEPGSTLKISPQALEQLNEVVAYLD; encoded by the coding sequence ATGAATCAATTAGAACAATTGGAACATCAGTTACAGGAAAAAGGAGTCAAGTACGAAATCATTAAGCATGAAGGCCCCATTAAAACGGCGCAGGAAGGCGCAGCCTTTTTGGGAATCGAAATCGGACAGACCGCGCCCGCTTTGGTGTTGAGAGCCGGAAATGAGTACTTTGCTATGATCGTTTCCGGCGACCGCGGACGCGTCAACCTGGCAGATGCGGCCGCTCTGCTCGGACATGATTCCCTAAAAATGGCAAGTCCCAAGCAGGTTCTGCAGCTTACCGGATATGAAGTGGGCAGTGTATCACTGATGCTTCCGCTCCCCTGCATTTTGGACCGGAGGCTCTTCCGCTATCCTTTCATCTACGGAGGTACGGGAGAGCCCGGTTCCACCCTGAAAATATCGCCGCAAGCGTTGGAACAACTGAATGAGGTCGTCGCCTATCTGGATTAA
- the map gene encoding type I methionyl aminopeptidase, with translation MISDTEQDLEGLKAAGKVVGFTIAEMKKSVKPGMTTLELDQIGAEILKRFGAKSAPREVYDFPGDTCISLNEEVAHGIPGRKVIRAGDLINIDVSAELNGYYGDAAVSFQLPPYNQKLLRLCASAEETMMSVISHLRAGMRVNEIGKVMEAEARKRGYNVVRNLCSHGIGKTLHDTPHEILPYYNPRETTVLKPNQVITIEPFLSTGAQYVEQQPDGWTLTVPDNSRVAQFEHTIIVTKGRPIILTGA, from the coding sequence ATGATAAGTGATACAGAGCAAGATTTGGAAGGGTTGAAGGCGGCGGGGAAGGTCGTCGGGTTCACGATCGCTGAGATGAAAAAAAGCGTAAAGCCCGGCATGACGACGCTGGAGCTTGACCAAATAGGAGCGGAAATTCTGAAGCGTTTCGGGGCGAAGTCGGCTCCGAGGGAAGTGTATGATTTTCCGGGCGATACGTGCATTAGTTTGAACGAAGAAGTGGCGCACGGCATTCCGGGCCGAAAAGTGATTCGTGCCGGTGACCTCATCAACATCGATGTATCCGCCGAACTGAACGGTTACTACGGGGATGCCGCAGTATCGTTTCAACTGCCTCCGTATAACCAGAAGCTGCTGCGCCTGTGCGCCAGCGCCGAAGAAACGATGATGAGCGTGATTTCCCATTTGCGCGCCGGAATGCGGGTCAACGAAATCGGCAAAGTGATGGAAGCGGAGGCCCGCAAACGCGGCTACAACGTGGTGCGGAATCTGTGCAGCCACGGGATCGGCAAAACGCTGCACGATACGCCGCATGAAATCCTGCCCTATTACAACCCCCGCGAGACAACCGTTCTGAAGCCGAACCAGGTCATAACGATTGAGCCGTTTCTGTCAACTGGCGCGCAATACGTCGAGCAGCAGCCGGACGGCTGGACATTGACCGTACCCGATAACAGCCGGGTCGCGCAGTTTGAGCATACGATCATTGTGACCAAGGGACGGCCCATCATCTTGACAGGCGCCTGA
- a CDS encoding metallophosphoesterase family protein, which yields MTCTIAVISDIHSNAPALEAVLQDIDRSGADLIVNLGDSLFGPVDPLGTARLLRQRDDIVNTMGNCDEILLAKDSGSLTYRHVKPLLNADMEAWIADHLAVWRYEDLLFCHGTPFDNRRYLLEEVTETGVFYKKTETLQTELHTIQERGIFCGHSHVYHTLALPDGKWLVNPGSVGLPAYEDELPFPHVMESGTPCASFCMVRKAEGTGWNVEHKLIPYDWNTAADIAERNGRPDYAIAIRSGRAR from the coding sequence TTGACCTGCACGATAGCGGTAATTTCGGACATACATAGCAACGCACCGGCGCTGGAGGCGGTTCTGCAGGACATTGACCGGAGCGGCGCCGATCTAATCGTCAATCTGGGGGACAGTTTATTCGGTCCGGTAGATCCGCTCGGAACGGCGCGGCTACTTAGGCAGCGCGACGATATCGTCAACACCATGGGGAACTGCGACGAGATTCTGTTGGCGAAGGACAGCGGCTCGCTGACGTACCGCCATGTCAAGCCGCTGCTTAATGCCGATATGGAAGCGTGGATTGCGGACCATTTAGCCGTATGGCGCTATGAGGACCTGCTGTTCTGCCACGGAACTCCTTTTGATAATAGACGGTACCTGCTTGAAGAAGTAACTGAAACGGGCGTATTTTACAAAAAAACAGAAACGCTGCAGACGGAGCTGCACACTATACAGGAGCGCGGTATTTTCTGCGGACACAGCCATGTATACCATACCTTAGCGCTGCCGGATGGCAAATGGCTTGTCAATCCGGGCAGTGTCGGCTTGCCCGCTTACGAGGATGAACTTCCTTTTCCCCATGTCATGGAATCGGGCACGCCTTGCGCAAGCTTCTGTATGGTCCGTAAGGCGGAAGGAACAGGCTGGAACGTAGAGCATAAGCTGATCCCATACGATTGGAATACGGCAGCTGATATTGCGGAACGAAACGGCAGACCCGACTATGCGATTGCCATCCGCAGCGGGAGAGCGCGGTAA
- a CDS encoding Rrf2 family transcriptional regulator, with amino-acid sequence MNISTRFAVAIHILALLEIDKESKNTSEWIAGSVGTNPVVIRRITSMLGKAGLIDVRPGVAGAKLARAAEEITLLDIYLAVDAVGQDSLFAVHDHPSPDCPVGRNIAGAIIPVFSLAQQAMEDVLGKVTLAQIASQIPV; translated from the coding sequence ATGAACATTAGCACGCGATTTGCGGTTGCCATCCATATCCTGGCCCTGCTTGAGATCGATAAAGAGAGCAAGAACACCTCCGAATGGATCGCCGGAAGCGTGGGTACGAACCCGGTAGTGATCCGCCGGATTACAAGCATGCTTGGCAAAGCGGGTCTCATCGATGTTCGGCCGGGGGTCGCGGGCGCCAAGCTGGCCCGAGCCGCCGAAGAGATTACGCTGCTCGATATTTATTTGGCGGTCGACGCCGTCGGACAGGATTCCCTGTTCGCCGTTCACGACCACCCGAGTCCCGACTGCCCCGTCGGCCGGAATATCGCGGGGGCGATCATTCCGGTGTTTTCGCTCGCCCAGCAGGCGATGGAGGACGTTCTCGGCAAGGTGACGCTGGCGCAGATTGCCTCACAAATCCCGGTCTGA
- a CDS encoding MBL fold metallo-hydrolase translates to MQIAQGIEMLEITAEVMGRTDTLYPVLLWDEDHAVLVDTGYPGLLGKFKEAFAHAGVAWSKLDTVMITHQDIDHIGGLPAILGESQGTIKVLAHPIEQPYIEGERMLLKHTPEAIAAAEAMLPPHVPEEWRRAFLHVLAHPPKAKVDALVEDGQELPVAGGVMVIETPGHSPGHICLYHPASRTLIAGDSLMVKDGELHGPDPRVTPDMDTALSSLRRLARYTIETVICYHGGLYRGDAGRRIAELAEGV, encoded by the coding sequence ATGCAAATCGCCCAAGGAATTGAGATGCTGGAGATTACAGCCGAAGTGATGGGAAGAACGGATACCCTGTATCCTGTCCTGTTGTGGGATGAAGATCATGCGGTGTTGGTTGACACGGGATACCCCGGGCTGCTCGGTAAGTTTAAGGAAGCTTTCGCCCATGCGGGCGTGGCTTGGTCCAAACTTGACACCGTAATGATTACACACCAGGATATTGACCATATTGGCGGGCTTCCCGCAATCCTCGGCGAGTCGCAAGGGACGATTAAGGTGCTGGCGCATCCCATCGAACAGCCTTATATCGAAGGGGAACGGATGCTGCTTAAGCACACGCCGGAAGCGATTGCCGCAGCTGAAGCTATGCTCCCGCCTCATGTACCGGAGGAATGGCGGCGGGCCTTTCTGCACGTTCTCGCCCATCCCCCCAAAGCAAAAGTGGACGCCTTGGTCGAAGACGGCCAGGAGCTGCCGGTCGCAGGCGGCGTAATGGTCATCGAGACCCCCGGCCATAGCCCGGGGCATATCTGCTTGTATCATCCGGCCAGCCGCACCCTCATCGCCGGAGACAGCCTGATGGTGAAAGACGGCGAACTGCATGGTCCCGATCCCCGGGTAACGCCGGATATGGACACCGCGCTGTCAAGCCTGCGGAGGCTTGCCCGCTATACAATCGAGACGGTCATCTGCTACCACGGCGGGCTGTACCGAGGGGATGCAGGTCGGCGCATCGCCGAACTGGCGGAAGGGGTTTAG